The following coding sequences are from one Kogia breviceps isolate mKogBre1 chromosome X, mKogBre1 haplotype 1, whole genome shotgun sequence window:
- the RBM10 gene encoding RNA-binding protein 10 isoform X23: MEYERRGGRGDRTGRYGATDRSQDDGGENRSRDHDYRDMDYRSYPREYGSQEGKHDYDDSSEEQSAEDSYEASPGSETQRRRRRRHRHSPTGPPGFPRDGDYRDQDYRTEQGEEEEEEEEEEEEEKASNIVMLRMLPQAATEDDIRGQLQSHGVQAREVRLMRNKSSGQSRGFAFVEFSHLQDATRWMEANQHSLNILGQKVSMHYSDPKPKINEDWLCNKCGVQNFKRREKCFKCGVPKSEAEQKLPLGARLDQQTLPLGGRELSQGLLPLPQPYQAQGVLASQALSQGSEPSSENANDTIILRNLNPHSTMDSILGALAPYAVLSSSNVRVIKDKQTQLNRGFAFIQLSTIEAAQLLQILQALHPPLTIDGKTINVEFAKGSKRDMASNEGSRINAASVASTAIAAAQWAISQASQGGEGAWATPEEPPVDYSYYQQDEGYGSSQGTESSLYAHGYLKGAKGPGITGTKGDPAGAGPEASLEPGADSVSLQAFSRTQPGATPGVYQQSAAEASGSQGTAANSQSYTIMSPAVLKSELQSPSHPSSSLPPATSPSAQEPYSQYPVPDVSTYQYDETSGYYYDPQTGLYYDPNSQYYYNAQSQQYLYWDGERRTYVPALEQSADGHKETGAPSKEGKEKKEKHKTKTAQQIAKDMERWARSLNKQKENFKNSFQPISSLRDDERRESATADAGYAILEKKGALAERQHTSMDLPKLASDDRPSPPRGLVAAYSGESDSEEEQERGGPEREEKLTDWQKLACLLCRRQFPSKEALIRHQQLSGLHKQNLEIHRRAHLSENELEALEKNDMEQMKYRDRAAERREKYGIPEPPEPKRRKYSGMSAASVDFEQPTRDGLGSDNIGSRMLQAMGWKEGSGLGRKKQGIVTPIEAQTRVRGSGLGARGSSYGVTSTESYKETLHKTMVTRFNEAQ, from the exons AGGGGGTCGTGGAGACAGGACTGGCCGTTACGGAGCCACTGATCGTTCACAGGATGATGGTGGTGAGAACCGCAGCCGGGATCACGACTACCGGGACATGGACTACCGCTCGTATCCCCGCGAGTATGGCAGCCAGGAGGGCAAGCACGACTATGACGACTCGTCCGAGGAGCAGAGTGCAGag GATTCCTACGAGGCCTCCCCGGGCTCCGAGACTCAGCgtaggcggcggcggcggcacagGCACAGCCCCACCGGCCCACCAGGCTTCCCCCGAGACGGCGACTATCGGGACCAGGACTATCGGACCgagcaaggggaggaggaggaggaggaggaggaggaggaggaggaggagaaggccaGTAACATCGTCATGCTGAGGATGCTGCCACAGGCAGCCACTGAGGATGAC ATCCGTGGCCAGCTACAGTCCCACGGCGTCCAAGCACGGGAGGTCCGGCTGATGCGGAACAAATCCTCAG GTCAGAGCCGGGGCTTCGCCTTCGTCGAGTTTAGTCACTTGCAGGACGCTACACGATGGATGGAAGCCAATCAG CACTCCCTCAACATCCTGGGCCAGAAGGTGTCCATGCACTACAGCGACCCCAAGCCCAAGATCAATGAGGACTGGCTGTGTAATAAG TGTGGCGTCCAGAACTTCAAACGCCGTGAGAAGTGCTTCAAATGTGGTGTGCCCAAGTCAG AGGCAGAGCAGAAGCTGCCCCTGGGCGCAAGGTTGGATCAGCAGACGCTACCACTGGGTGGTCGGGAGCTAAGCCAGGGCCTGCTGCCCCTGCCACAGCCCTACCAGGCCCAGGGAGTGCTGGCCTCCCAGGCCCTGTCACAGGGCTCGGAGCCGAGCTCAGAGAACGCCAACGACA CCATCATTTTGCGCAACCTGAACCCACACAGCACCATGGACTCCATCCTGGGGGCCCTGGCACCCTACGCAGTGCTGTCCTCCTCCAACGTACGCGTCATCAAGGACAAGCAGACCCAACTGAACCGTGGCTTTGCCTTCATCCAGCTCTCCACCATC gaggCAGCCCAGCTGCTGCAGATCCTGCAGGCCCTGCACCCGCCGCTCACCATCGATGGCAAGACCATCAACGTTGAGTTTGCCAAGGGTTCTAAGAG GGACATGGCCTCCAACGAAGGCAGTCGCATCAATGCTGCCTCTGTGGCCAGCACTGCCATTGCCGCGGCCCAGTGGGCCATCTCGCAG GCCTCCCAGGGTGGGGAGGGTGCCTGGGCCACCCCCGAGGAGCCACCGGTCGACTACAGCTACTACCAACAGGATGAGGGCTATGGCAGCAGCCAGGGCACAGAGTCCTCTCTCTATGCCCATGGCTACCTCAAGGGCGCGAAGGGCCCCGGCATCACTGGAACCAAAGGGGACCCAGCCGGAGCAG GTCCCGAGGCCTCCCTGGAGCCTGGGGCAGACTCTGTGTCCCTGCAGGCTTTCTCCCGCACCCAGCCTGGTGCCACCCCTGGCGTCTACCAGCAGTCAGCAGCTGAAGCGAGCGGCAGCCAGGGCACTGCTGCCAACAGCCAG TCATACACCATCATGTCACCCGCTGTGCTCAAATCTGAGCTCCAGAGCCCCAGCCATCCCAGCTCTTCCCTGCCACCAGCCACGAGCCCCTCTGCCCAGGAGCCCTACAGCCAGTACC CTGTTCCTGACGTCTCCACCTACCAGTACGATGAGACATCTGGCTACTACTATGACCCCCAGACTGGCCTCTACTACGACCCCAACTCTCAG taCTACTACAATGCTCAGAGCCAGCAGTACCTGTACTGGGATGGGGAAAGGCGGACCTATGTTCCTGCCCTGGAGCAGTCAGCTGATGGGCATAAGGAAACGGGGGCGCCTTCAAAGGAGggcaaagagaagaaggaaaagcacAAGACCAAGACGGCCCAACAG ATTGCCAAGGACATGGAACGCTGGGCCCGCAGCCTcaacaagcaaaaagaaaacttcaaaaacagCTTCCAGCCCATCAGTTCCCTACGAGACGATGAAAGGCGCGAGTCGGCCACTGCAGATGCCGGCTACGCCATCCTAGAGAAGAAG GGAGCACTAGCCGAGAGACAGCACACCAGCATGGACCTCCCAAAACTGGCCAGTGATGACCGCCCA AGCCCACCGAGGGGGCTGGTGGCGGCCTACAGCGGGGAGAGTGACAGTGAGGAGGAGCAGGAGCGCGGGGGCCCAGAGCGGGAAGAGAAGCTCACCGACTGGCAGAAGCTGGCCTGCCTGCTCTGCCGGCGCCAGTTCCCCAGCAAGGAGGCGCTCATCCGGCACCAGCAGCTCTCCGGGCTCCACAAG CAAAACCTTGAGATTCACCGGCGAGCCCACCTGTCAGAAAATGAGCTGgaggcacttgagaagaacgaCATGGAG CAAATGAAGTACCGGGACCGTGCAGCTGAACGCAGAGAGAAGTATGGCATCCCTGAGCCGCCGGAGCCCAAGAGGAGGAAGTATAGCGGCATGTCTGCGGCCTCTGT GGACTTTGAGCAGCCCACGCGGGATGGGCTGGGCAGTGACAACATTGGCAGTCGCATGCTCCAGGCTATGGGCTGGAAAGAGGGCAGCGGCCTGGGCCGCAAAAAACAGGGCATTGTGACTCCCATTGAG GCCCAGACACGGGTGCGGGGCTCCGGCTTGGGTGCCCGAGGCAGCTCCTATGGGGTCACCTCGACCGAGTCATACAAGGAGACGCTGCACAAGACAATGGTGACCCGCTTCAACGAGGCCCAGTGA
- the RBM10 gene encoding RNA-binding protein 10 isoform X36: MEYERRGGRGDRTGRYGATDRSQDDGGENRSRDHDYRDMDYRSYPREYGSQEGKHDYDDSSEEQSAEIRGQLQSHGVQAREVRLMRNKSSGQSRGFAFVEFSHLQDATRWMEANQHSLNILGQKVSMHYSDPKPKINEDWLCNKCGVQNFKRREKCFKCGVPKSEAEQKLPLGARLDQQTLPLGGRELSQGLLPLPQPYQAQGVLASQALSQGSEPSSENANDTIILRNLNPHSTMDSILGALAPYAVLSSSNVRVIKDKQTQLNRGFAFIQLSTIEAAQLLQILQALHPPLTIDGKTINVEFAKGSKRDMASNEGSRINAASVASTAIAAAQWAISQASQGGEGAWATPEEPPVDYSYYQQDEGYGSSQGTESSLYAHGYLKGAKGPGITGTKGDPAGAGPEASLEPGADSVSLQAFSRTQPGATPGVYQQSAAEASGSQGTAANSQSYTIMSPAVLKSELQSPSHPSSSLPPATSPSAQEPYSQYPVPDVSTYQYDETSGYYYDPQTGLYYDPNSQYYYNAQSQQYLYWDGERRTYVPALEQSADGHKETGAPSKEGKEKKEKHKTKTAQQIAKDMERWARSLNKQKENFKNSFQPISSLRDDERRESATADAGYAILEKKGALAERQHTSMDLPKLASDDRPSPPRGLVAAYSGESDSEEEQERGGPEREEKLTDWQKLACLLCRRQFPSKEALIRHQQLSGLHKQNLEIHRRAHLSENELEALEKNDMEQMKYRDRAAERREKYGIPEPPEPKRRKYSGMSAASVDFEQPTRDGLGSDNIGSRMLQAMGWKEGSGLGRKKQGIVTPIEAQTRVRGSGLGARGSSYGVTSTESYKETLHKTMVTRFNEAQ; this comes from the exons AGGGGGTCGTGGAGACAGGACTGGCCGTTACGGAGCCACTGATCGTTCACAGGATGATGGTGGTGAGAACCGCAGCCGGGATCACGACTACCGGGACATGGACTACCGCTCGTATCCCCGCGAGTATGGCAGCCAGGAGGGCAAGCACGACTATGACGACTCGTCCGAGGAGCAGAGTGCAGag ATCCGTGGCCAGCTACAGTCCCACGGCGTCCAAGCACGGGAGGTCCGGCTGATGCGGAACAAATCCTCAG GTCAGAGCCGGGGCTTCGCCTTCGTCGAGTTTAGTCACTTGCAGGACGCTACACGATGGATGGAAGCCAATCAG CACTCCCTCAACATCCTGGGCCAGAAGGTGTCCATGCACTACAGCGACCCCAAGCCCAAGATCAATGAGGACTGGCTGTGTAATAAG TGTGGCGTCCAGAACTTCAAACGCCGTGAGAAGTGCTTCAAATGTGGTGTGCCCAAGTCAG AGGCAGAGCAGAAGCTGCCCCTGGGCGCAAGGTTGGATCAGCAGACGCTACCACTGGGTGGTCGGGAGCTAAGCCAGGGCCTGCTGCCCCTGCCACAGCCCTACCAGGCCCAGGGAGTGCTGGCCTCCCAGGCCCTGTCACAGGGCTCGGAGCCGAGCTCAGAGAACGCCAACGACA CCATCATTTTGCGCAACCTGAACCCACACAGCACCATGGACTCCATCCTGGGGGCCCTGGCACCCTACGCAGTGCTGTCCTCCTCCAACGTACGCGTCATCAAGGACAAGCAGACCCAACTGAACCGTGGCTTTGCCTTCATCCAGCTCTCCACCATC gaggCAGCCCAGCTGCTGCAGATCCTGCAGGCCCTGCACCCGCCGCTCACCATCGATGGCAAGACCATCAACGTTGAGTTTGCCAAGGGTTCTAAGAG GGACATGGCCTCCAACGAAGGCAGTCGCATCAATGCTGCCTCTGTGGCCAGCACTGCCATTGCCGCGGCCCAGTGGGCCATCTCGCAG GCCTCCCAGGGTGGGGAGGGTGCCTGGGCCACCCCCGAGGAGCCACCGGTCGACTACAGCTACTACCAACAGGATGAGGGCTATGGCAGCAGCCAGGGCACAGAGTCCTCTCTCTATGCCCATGGCTACCTCAAGGGCGCGAAGGGCCCCGGCATCACTGGAACCAAAGGGGACCCAGCCGGAGCAG GTCCCGAGGCCTCCCTGGAGCCTGGGGCAGACTCTGTGTCCCTGCAGGCTTTCTCCCGCACCCAGCCTGGTGCCACCCCTGGCGTCTACCAGCAGTCAGCAGCTGAAGCGAGCGGCAGCCAGGGCACTGCTGCCAACAGCCAG TCATACACCATCATGTCACCCGCTGTGCTCAAATCTGAGCTCCAGAGCCCCAGCCATCCCAGCTCTTCCCTGCCACCAGCCACGAGCCCCTCTGCCCAGGAGCCCTACAGCCAGTACC CTGTTCCTGACGTCTCCACCTACCAGTACGATGAGACATCTGGCTACTACTATGACCCCCAGACTGGCCTCTACTACGACCCCAACTCTCAG taCTACTACAATGCTCAGAGCCAGCAGTACCTGTACTGGGATGGGGAAAGGCGGACCTATGTTCCTGCCCTGGAGCAGTCAGCTGATGGGCATAAGGAAACGGGGGCGCCTTCAAAGGAGggcaaagagaagaaggaaaagcacAAGACCAAGACGGCCCAACAG ATTGCCAAGGACATGGAACGCTGGGCCCGCAGCCTcaacaagcaaaaagaaaacttcaaaaacagCTTCCAGCCCATCAGTTCCCTACGAGACGATGAAAGGCGCGAGTCGGCCACTGCAGATGCCGGCTACGCCATCCTAGAGAAGAAG GGAGCACTAGCCGAGAGACAGCACACCAGCATGGACCTCCCAAAACTGGCCAGTGATGACCGCCCA AGCCCACCGAGGGGGCTGGTGGCGGCCTACAGCGGGGAGAGTGACAGTGAGGAGGAGCAGGAGCGCGGGGGCCCAGAGCGGGAAGAGAAGCTCACCGACTGGCAGAAGCTGGCCTGCCTGCTCTGCCGGCGCCAGTTCCCCAGCAAGGAGGCGCTCATCCGGCACCAGCAGCTCTCCGGGCTCCACAAG CAAAACCTTGAGATTCACCGGCGAGCCCACCTGTCAGAAAATGAGCTGgaggcacttgagaagaacgaCATGGAG CAAATGAAGTACCGGGACCGTGCAGCTGAACGCAGAGAGAAGTATGGCATCCCTGAGCCGCCGGAGCCCAAGAGGAGGAAGTATAGCGGCATGTCTGCGGCCTCTGT GGACTTTGAGCAGCCCACGCGGGATGGGCTGGGCAGTGACAACATTGGCAGTCGCATGCTCCAGGCTATGGGCTGGAAAGAGGGCAGCGGCCTGGGCCGCAAAAAACAGGGCATTGTGACTCCCATTGAG GCCCAGACACGGGTGCGGGGCTCCGGCTTGGGTGCCCGAGGCAGCTCCTATGGGGTCACCTCGACCGAGTCATACAAGGAGACGCTGCACAAGACAATGGTGACCCGCTTCAACGAGGCCCAGTGA
- the RBM10 gene encoding RNA-binding protein 10 isoform X34 has protein sequence MEYERRKDCPLFPPHPSFPRGGRGDRTGRYGATDRSQDDGGENRSRDHDYRDMDYRSYPREYGSQEGKHDYDDSSEEQSAEIRGQLQSHGVQAREVRLMRNKSSGQSRGFAFVEFSHLQDATRWMEANQHSLNILGQKVSMHYSDPKPKINEDWLCNKCGVQNFKRREKCFKCGVPKSEAEQKLPLGARLDQQTLPLGGRELSQGLLPLPQPYQAQGVLASQALSQGSEPSSENANDTIILRNLNPHSTMDSILGALAPYAVLSSSNVRVIKDKQTQLNRGFAFIQLSTIVEAAQLLQILQALHPPLTIDGKTINVEFAKGSKRDMASNEGSRINAASVASTAIAAAQWAISQASQGGEGAWATPEEPPVDYSYYQQDEGYGSSQGTESSLYAHGYLKGAKGPGITGTKGDPAGAGPEASLEPGADSVSLQAFSRTQPGATPGVYQQSAAEASGSQGTAANSQSYTIMSPAVLKSELQSPSHPSSSLPPATSPSAQEPYSQYPVPDVSTYQYDETSGYYYDPQTGLYYDPNSQYYYNAQSQQYLYWDGERRTYVPALEQSADGHKETGAPSKEGKEKKEKHKTKTAQQIAKDMERWARSLNKQKENFKNSFQPISSLRDDERRESATADAGYAILEKKGALAERQHTSMDLPKLASDDRPSPPRGLVAAYSGESDSEEEQERGGPEREEKLTDWQKLACLLCRRQFPSKEALIRHQQLSGLHKQNLEIHRRAHLSENELEALEKNDMEQMKYRDRAAERREKYGIPEPPEPKRRKYSGMSAASVDFEQPTRDGLGSDNIGSRMLQAMGWKEGSGLGRKKQGIVTPIEAQTRVRGSGLGARGSSYGVTSTESYKETLHKTMVTRFNEAQ, from the exons AAAGGactgccctctcttccctccccatccTTCTTTCCCCAGAGGGGGTCGTGGAGACAGGACTGGCCGTTACGGAGCCACTGATCGTTCACAGGATGATGGTGGTGAGAACCGCAGCCGGGATCACGACTACCGGGACATGGACTACCGCTCGTATCCCCGCGAGTATGGCAGCCAGGAGGGCAAGCACGACTATGACGACTCGTCCGAGGAGCAGAGTGCAGag ATCCGTGGCCAGCTACAGTCCCACGGCGTCCAAGCACGGGAGGTCCGGCTGATGCGGAACAAATCCTCAG GTCAGAGCCGGGGCTTCGCCTTCGTCGAGTTTAGTCACTTGCAGGACGCTACACGATGGATGGAAGCCAATCAG CACTCCCTCAACATCCTGGGCCAGAAGGTGTCCATGCACTACAGCGACCCCAAGCCCAAGATCAATGAGGACTGGCTGTGTAATAAG TGTGGCGTCCAGAACTTCAAACGCCGTGAGAAGTGCTTCAAATGTGGTGTGCCCAAGTCAG AGGCAGAGCAGAAGCTGCCCCTGGGCGCAAGGTTGGATCAGCAGACGCTACCACTGGGTGGTCGGGAGCTAAGCCAGGGCCTGCTGCCCCTGCCACAGCCCTACCAGGCCCAGGGAGTGCTGGCCTCCCAGGCCCTGTCACAGGGCTCGGAGCCGAGCTCAGAGAACGCCAACGACA CCATCATTTTGCGCAACCTGAACCCACACAGCACCATGGACTCCATCCTGGGGGCCCTGGCACCCTACGCAGTGCTGTCCTCCTCCAACGTACGCGTCATCAAGGACAAGCAGACCCAACTGAACCGTGGCTTTGCCTTCATCCAGCTCTCCACCATCGTG gaggCAGCCCAGCTGCTGCAGATCCTGCAGGCCCTGCACCCGCCGCTCACCATCGATGGCAAGACCATCAACGTTGAGTTTGCCAAGGGTTCTAAGAG GGACATGGCCTCCAACGAAGGCAGTCGCATCAATGCTGCCTCTGTGGCCAGCACTGCCATTGCCGCGGCCCAGTGGGCCATCTCGCAG GCCTCCCAGGGTGGGGAGGGTGCCTGGGCCACCCCCGAGGAGCCACCGGTCGACTACAGCTACTACCAACAGGATGAGGGCTATGGCAGCAGCCAGGGCACAGAGTCCTCTCTCTATGCCCATGGCTACCTCAAGGGCGCGAAGGGCCCCGGCATCACTGGAACCAAAGGGGACCCAGCCGGAGCAG GTCCCGAGGCCTCCCTGGAGCCTGGGGCAGACTCTGTGTCCCTGCAGGCTTTCTCCCGCACCCAGCCTGGTGCCACCCCTGGCGTCTACCAGCAGTCAGCAGCTGAAGCGAGCGGCAGCCAGGGCACTGCTGCCAACAGCCAG TCATACACCATCATGTCACCCGCTGTGCTCAAATCTGAGCTCCAGAGCCCCAGCCATCCCAGCTCTTCCCTGCCACCAGCCACGAGCCCCTCTGCCCAGGAGCCCTACAGCCAGTACC CTGTTCCTGACGTCTCCACCTACCAGTACGATGAGACATCTGGCTACTACTATGACCCCCAGACTGGCCTCTACTACGACCCCAACTCTCAG taCTACTACAATGCTCAGAGCCAGCAGTACCTGTACTGGGATGGGGAAAGGCGGACCTATGTTCCTGCCCTGGAGCAGTCAGCTGATGGGCATAAGGAAACGGGGGCGCCTTCAAAGGAGggcaaagagaagaaggaaaagcacAAGACCAAGACGGCCCAACAG ATTGCCAAGGACATGGAACGCTGGGCCCGCAGCCTcaacaagcaaaaagaaaacttcaaaaacagCTTCCAGCCCATCAGTTCCCTACGAGACGATGAAAGGCGCGAGTCGGCCACTGCAGATGCCGGCTACGCCATCCTAGAGAAGAAG GGAGCACTAGCCGAGAGACAGCACACCAGCATGGACCTCCCAAAACTGGCCAGTGATGACCGCCCA AGCCCACCGAGGGGGCTGGTGGCGGCCTACAGCGGGGAGAGTGACAGTGAGGAGGAGCAGGAGCGCGGGGGCCCAGAGCGGGAAGAGAAGCTCACCGACTGGCAGAAGCTGGCCTGCCTGCTCTGCCGGCGCCAGTTCCCCAGCAAGGAGGCGCTCATCCGGCACCAGCAGCTCTCCGGGCTCCACAAG CAAAACCTTGAGATTCACCGGCGAGCCCACCTGTCAGAAAATGAGCTGgaggcacttgagaagaacgaCATGGAG CAAATGAAGTACCGGGACCGTGCAGCTGAACGCAGAGAGAAGTATGGCATCCCTGAGCCGCCGGAGCCCAAGAGGAGGAAGTATAGCGGCATGTCTGCGGCCTCTGT GGACTTTGAGCAGCCCACGCGGGATGGGCTGGGCAGTGACAACATTGGCAGTCGCATGCTCCAGGCTATGGGCTGGAAAGAGGGCAGCGGCCTGGGCCGCAAAAAACAGGGCATTGTGACTCCCATTGAG GCCCAGACACGGGTGCGGGGCTCCGGCTTGGGTGCCCGAGGCAGCTCCTATGGGGTCACCTCGACCGAGTCATACAAGGAGACGCTGCACAAGACAATGGTGACCCGCTTCAACGAGGCCCAGTGA
- the RBM10 gene encoding RNA-binding protein 10 isoform X39, with amino-acid sequence MEYERRGGRGDRTGRYGATDRSQDDGGENRSRDHDYRDMDYRSYPREYGSQEGKHDYDDSSEEQSAEIRGQLQSHGVQAREVRLMRNKSSGQSRGFAFVEFSHLQDATRWMEANQHSLNILGQKVSMHYSDPKPKINEDWLCNKCGVQNFKRREKCFKCGVPKSEAEQKLPLGARLDQQTLPLGGRELSQGLLPLPQPYQAQGVLASQALSQGSEPSSENANDTIILRNLNPHSTMDSILGALAPYAVLSSSNVRVIKDKQTQLNRGFAFIQLSTIVEAAQLLQILQALHPPLTIDGKTINVEFAKGSKRDMASNEGSRINAASVASTAIAAAQWAISQDEGYGSSQGTESSLYAHGYLKGAKGPGITGTKGDPAGAGPEASLEPGADSVSLQAFSRTQPGATPGVYQQSAAEASGSQGTAANSQSYTIMSPAVLKSELQSPSHPSSSLPPATSPSAQEPYSQYPVPDVSTYQYDETSGYYYDPQTGLYYDPNSQYYYNAQSQQYLYWDGERRTYVPALEQSADGHKETGAPSKEGKEKKEKHKTKTAQQIAKDMERWARSLNKQKENFKNSFQPISSLRDDERRESATADAGYAILEKKGALAERQHTSMDLPKLASDDRPSPPRGLVAAYSGESDSEEEQERGGPEREEKLTDWQKLACLLCRRQFPSKEALIRHQQLSGLHKQNLEIHRRAHLSENELEALEKNDMEQMKYRDRAAERREKYGIPEPPEPKRRKYSGMSAASVDFEQPTRDGLGSDNIGSRMLQAMGWKEGSGLGRKKQGIVTPIEAQTRVRGSGLGARGSSYGVTSTESYKETLHKTMVTRFNEAQ; translated from the exons AGGGGGTCGTGGAGACAGGACTGGCCGTTACGGAGCCACTGATCGTTCACAGGATGATGGTGGTGAGAACCGCAGCCGGGATCACGACTACCGGGACATGGACTACCGCTCGTATCCCCGCGAGTATGGCAGCCAGGAGGGCAAGCACGACTATGACGACTCGTCCGAGGAGCAGAGTGCAGag ATCCGTGGCCAGCTACAGTCCCACGGCGTCCAAGCACGGGAGGTCCGGCTGATGCGGAACAAATCCTCAG GTCAGAGCCGGGGCTTCGCCTTCGTCGAGTTTAGTCACTTGCAGGACGCTACACGATGGATGGAAGCCAATCAG CACTCCCTCAACATCCTGGGCCAGAAGGTGTCCATGCACTACAGCGACCCCAAGCCCAAGATCAATGAGGACTGGCTGTGTAATAAG TGTGGCGTCCAGAACTTCAAACGCCGTGAGAAGTGCTTCAAATGTGGTGTGCCCAAGTCAG AGGCAGAGCAGAAGCTGCCCCTGGGCGCAAGGTTGGATCAGCAGACGCTACCACTGGGTGGTCGGGAGCTAAGCCAGGGCCTGCTGCCCCTGCCACAGCCCTACCAGGCCCAGGGAGTGCTGGCCTCCCAGGCCCTGTCACAGGGCTCGGAGCCGAGCTCAGAGAACGCCAACGACA CCATCATTTTGCGCAACCTGAACCCACACAGCACCATGGACTCCATCCTGGGGGCCCTGGCACCCTACGCAGTGCTGTCCTCCTCCAACGTACGCGTCATCAAGGACAAGCAGACCCAACTGAACCGTGGCTTTGCCTTCATCCAGCTCTCCACCATCGTG gaggCAGCCCAGCTGCTGCAGATCCTGCAGGCCCTGCACCCGCCGCTCACCATCGATGGCAAGACCATCAACGTTGAGTTTGCCAAGGGTTCTAAGAG GGACATGGCCTCCAACGAAGGCAGTCGCATCAATGCTGCCTCTGTGGCCAGCACTGCCATTGCCGCGGCCCAGTGGGCCATCTCGCAG GATGAGGGCTATGGCAGCAGCCAGGGCACAGAGTCCTCTCTCTATGCCCATGGCTACCTCAAGGGCGCGAAGGGCCCCGGCATCACTGGAACCAAAGGGGACCCAGCCGGAGCAG GTCCCGAGGCCTCCCTGGAGCCTGGGGCAGACTCTGTGTCCCTGCAGGCTTTCTCCCGCACCCAGCCTGGTGCCACCCCTGGCGTCTACCAGCAGTCAGCAGCTGAAGCGAGCGGCAGCCAGGGCACTGCTGCCAACAGCCAG TCATACACCATCATGTCACCCGCTGTGCTCAAATCTGAGCTCCAGAGCCCCAGCCATCCCAGCTCTTCCCTGCCACCAGCCACGAGCCCCTCTGCCCAGGAGCCCTACAGCCAGTACC CTGTTCCTGACGTCTCCACCTACCAGTACGATGAGACATCTGGCTACTACTATGACCCCCAGACTGGCCTCTACTACGACCCCAACTCTCAG taCTACTACAATGCTCAGAGCCAGCAGTACCTGTACTGGGATGGGGAAAGGCGGACCTATGTTCCTGCCCTGGAGCAGTCAGCTGATGGGCATAAGGAAACGGGGGCGCCTTCAAAGGAGggcaaagagaagaaggaaaagcacAAGACCAAGACGGCCCAACAG ATTGCCAAGGACATGGAACGCTGGGCCCGCAGCCTcaacaagcaaaaagaaaacttcaaaaacagCTTCCAGCCCATCAGTTCCCTACGAGACGATGAAAGGCGCGAGTCGGCCACTGCAGATGCCGGCTACGCCATCCTAGAGAAGAAG GGAGCACTAGCCGAGAGACAGCACACCAGCATGGACCTCCCAAAACTGGCCAGTGATGACCGCCCA AGCCCACCGAGGGGGCTGGTGGCGGCCTACAGCGGGGAGAGTGACAGTGAGGAGGAGCAGGAGCGCGGGGGCCCAGAGCGGGAAGAGAAGCTCACCGACTGGCAGAAGCTGGCCTGCCTGCTCTGCCGGCGCCAGTTCCCCAGCAAGGAGGCGCTCATCCGGCACCAGCAGCTCTCCGGGCTCCACAAG CAAAACCTTGAGATTCACCGGCGAGCCCACCTGTCAGAAAATGAGCTGgaggcacttgagaagaacgaCATGGAG CAAATGAAGTACCGGGACCGTGCAGCTGAACGCAGAGAGAAGTATGGCATCCCTGAGCCGCCGGAGCCCAAGAGGAGGAAGTATAGCGGCATGTCTGCGGCCTCTGT GGACTTTGAGCAGCCCACGCGGGATGGGCTGGGCAGTGACAACATTGGCAGTCGCATGCTCCAGGCTATGGGCTGGAAAGAGGGCAGCGGCCTGGGCCGCAAAAAACAGGGCATTGTGACTCCCATTGAG GCCCAGACACGGGTGCGGGGCTCCGGCTTGGGTGCCCGAGGCAGCTCCTATGGGGTCACCTCGACCGAGTCATACAAGGAGACGCTGCACAAGACAATGGTGACCCGCTTCAACGAGGCCCAGTGA